One segment of Ignavibacteriales bacterium DNA contains the following:
- a CDS encoding cation transporter, whose amino-acid sequence MADQIAIRKRAAIISLAVGFSMFFFKIGAYLITGSAAIFSDAAESVVHVMATSMALYSIILSSRPADDSHLYGHGNVEYFSAGIEGVLIAVAAIFIIYESVLAIIAGPELKQLGIGAVVITFASIINLLLGNFLIRTGKKTNSLTLIADGKHVLTDSITSFGVIVAVILVIITDIQILDPIIAIVIALNILLTGYKLIRESIGGLMNEVRPETLNQLSVKLVSIKKDYWIDIHELRFWQSGDKVFIDFHLILPYYFNIKQSHEEENMIEAELQKDFSHADLKIHLDYCIPQLCSFCDYVECEVRSENKSKSFEWNVNKLIGEPIFKRI is encoded by the coding sequence ATGGCTGACCAAATTGCAATAAGAAAACGTGCGGCAATAATTTCATTAGCTGTTGGCTTCAGCATGTTCTTCTTTAAGATCGGCGCTTATCTAATTACCGGATCAGCAGCAATTTTTTCTGACGCAGCTGAGTCCGTTGTTCACGTTATGGCTACTTCTATGGCGCTTTACAGCATCATATTAAGTTCAAGACCAGCAGATGACTCACATCTTTACGGACACGGAAATGTTGAATATTTTTCTGCTGGAATCGAGGGAGTTTTAATTGCTGTTGCAGCAATTTTTATAATTTATGAAAGTGTTCTTGCAATAATAGCAGGGCCGGAATTAAAACAATTAGGAATTGGCGCAGTTGTTATAACATTTGCTTCAATTATTAATTTACTACTTGGAAACTTTTTAATTAGAACCGGAAAAAAAACTAATTCGTTAACACTTATTGCTGATGGAAAACATGTTCTTACAGATTCCATAACAAGTTTTGGTGTAATTGTAGCAGTAATTTTAGTGATAATTACAGATATTCAAATTCTTGATCCAATAATTGCTATTGTGATTGCACTTAATATTTTACTTACAGGTTATAAATTAATTCGCGAATCAATCGGTGGTTTGATGAACGAAGTTAGACCGGAAACACTAAATCAATTGTCAGTCAAACTAGTTTCTATCAAAAAAGATTATTGGATTGATATTCACGAGTTAAGATTTTGGCAATCTGGTGATAAAGTCTTTATTGATTTTCACTTAATACTGCCATACTATTTTAATATTAAGCAATCTCACGAAGAAGAAAATATGATAGAAGCTGAGCTGCAAAAAGATTTTTCGCATGCTGATCTTAAAATACATCTCGATTATTGTATTCCACAATTATGCAGTTTTTGTGATTATGTTGAATGTGAAGTAAGAAGTGAAAATAAATCTAAATCATTTGAGTGGAATGTAAATAAACTAATTGGTGAACCAATTTTTAAAAGGATTTAA
- a CDS encoding MFS transporter, which produces MRDRKKIFIWTLFDFANTSFSIVVVTFLYAVYFKKVVAQGEPIGDLYWSFGTSIAMIITAIISPVLGAIADYSAGKKRFLLFFTLLCIAATSSLYFVGSGNVFLGVFLFVLANVGFEAGLVFYDSFLPEITEPKNYGRVSGYGFAMGYLGSLATLAIIYPFIQAEMLKESFPVAALFFLIFSLPLFVYLKDNRKKVLEHESYFTIGVTRVWNTLSNLKNYKNLALFLLAYFFYIEGVNTIIFFSGNYASTTLGFSETELLIFFLTVQTTAIAGSVLLGIVSDSIGQKKTIMITLVMWLITVLIAYLVQDKNGFYIVGLIAGAAMGSSQSTSRSFMSKLTPPEKKTEFFGFYSFFGKSSAVVGPLVFGLVSFISGDQRLAIISVGFFFAVGLLILTQVKDPDVLKG; this is translated from the coding sequence ATGCGCGATAGGAAAAAAATATTTATTTGGACGCTTTTTGATTTTGCGAACACTTCTTTCTCAATTGTAGTTGTTACATTTCTTTACGCTGTCTATTTTAAAAAAGTTGTGGCTCAAGGTGAGCCAATTGGCGATCTCTACTGGTCCTTTGGTACTAGCATTGCAATGATAATTACAGCTATAATTTCTCCTGTTCTTGGTGCAATTGCGGACTATTCCGCTGGTAAAAAAAGATTTTTGTTGTTCTTTACTCTTCTTTGTATTGCGGCAACATCCTCACTTTATTTTGTGGGTAGCGGGAATGTTTTTCTGGGGGTTTTCTTATTTGTTCTTGCAAATGTCGGATTTGAAGCAGGATTAGTCTTTTATGATTCATTCCTTCCTGAAATTACTGAACCTAAAAATTATGGAAGAGTGAGTGGGTATGGATTTGCAATGGGTTATTTAGGATCTCTGGCAACACTTGCAATAATTTATCCATTTATCCAGGCAGAGATGCTAAAGGAATCATTTCCTGTTGCTGCACTATTTTTTCTAATATTTTCTTTACCGCTATTTGTTTATTTAAAAGACAATCGAAAAAAAGTGTTAGAACACGAATCTTATTTTACAATTGGTGTTACTAGAGTTTGGAACACTTTATCAAATCTAAAAAATTATAAGAATCTTGCATTATTTTTACTAGCTTACTTCTTCTATATCGAAGGTGTAAATACAATAATATTTTTCTCAGGCAACTATGCAAGCACTACTCTGGGATTTTCAGAAACTGAATTACTTATATTTTTTCTAACTGTGCAAACCACAGCTATTGCTGGCTCTGTTTTGCTTGGAATTGTATCTGATTCAATCGGGCAGAAAAAAACTATTATGATTACTTTAGTTATGTGGTTGATAACGGTTTTGATTGCGTATTTAGTTCAAGATAAAAATGGATTTTATATTGTTGGATTGATTGCCGGTGCTGCAATGGGATCCAGTCAATCAACAAGCAGAAGTTTTATGAGCAAGCTCACTCCGCCAGAAAAGAAAACTGAATTTTTTGGTTTCTATTCTTTTTTTGGAAAAAGTTCTGCTGTAGTTGGTCCTTTGGTTTTTGGTTTAGTTAGTTTTATCTCTGGAGATCAGCGCTTAGCAATTATTTCTGTCGGATTTTTCTTTGCAGTTGGATTATTAATTTTGACTCAGGTTAAAGATCCAGATGTCTTAAAAGGATAA
- the nusB gene encoding transcription antitermination factor NusB — protein MSSVFKRRIVREKVLQILYAYELNNENLMALTKSILGDIEIEHDRNYGEDLVNRVLIHKKELDLKIEERVSNWEMGRIAIIDKLLLRMAICELLYFPDIPPKVSINEAIEIAKEFSTAGSGKFINGILDKVLSEEKIAGTLAKTGRGLVDETVAKNHPKKS, from the coding sequence ATGTCATCAGTGTTTAAGAGAAGAATTGTTAGAGAAAAAGTTTTGCAAATCCTTTATGCATATGAACTGAACAATGAAAACTTAATGGCACTAACAAAAAGTATTTTAGGTGATATTGAAATAGAGCATGATAGAAATTATGGTGAAGATCTTGTAAATCGTGTATTAATTCACAAAAAAGAACTTGATTTAAAAATTGAGGAAAGAGTTAGCAATTGGGAAATGGGCAGAATAGCAATTATTGATAAGCTTTTATTGCGTATGGCGATTTGTGAGTTATTATATTTTCCTGATATCCCACCTAAGGTTTCAATTAATGAAGCAATTGAGATTGCAAAAGAGTTTAGCACAGCAGGCAGCGGAAAGTTTATTAATGGTATTCTTGATAAAGTTTTATCAGAAGAGAAAATTGCAGGTACTTTAGCTAAAACGGGTAGAGGCTTGGTTGATGAAACAGTTGCCAAAAATCATCCAAAAAAATCTTGA
- a CDS encoding YdcF family protein, with protein MTKNKKSKISSPIVIVIVILLNLTFLFFLKYQNQNLPISAFSLGSFGNICNLFFALSLIVGILFLRFKSDLVFETKKFLPIFFVNQLLLITIYILNIISLPFKKIYYLGQTGDELLVGGIFVLYIFTYFLMIYTAWLSVFKVKNLILLRAFLISSISMIAILLVVFFFIVAKKAHFNDLLISKENNIGVVLGAAVWSGNKPSPSLAGRVDKALKLYREKRISQIYLTGSNAPGELAEAEVALWYIKTKGIDTAQIFLEKETTSTNEQVQFIKQKLFFKSNKNIIVISDGYHLVRVLEIAKFHKLKILVSASALSQSFEKALYNNIRESLALTVFWLFAI; from the coding sequence ATGACTAAGAATAAAAAGAGTAAAATATCCAGCCCTATCGTTATAGTTATCGTTATTCTTTTAAATCTTACTTTTCTATTCTTTCTAAAATATCAAAATCAAAATCTACCAATTAGTGCTTTTAGTTTAGGTAGTTTTGGTAACATTTGTAATTTATTTTTCGCCCTTAGCTTGATAGTTGGAATATTGTTTTTGAGGTTTAAAAGCGATTTAGTTTTTGAAACTAAAAAATTCTTGCCAATCTTTTTTGTGAATCAATTGCTTCTCATTACAATCTATATCTTAAATATTATTTCCTTGCCATTTAAAAAGATATATTATCTTGGACAAACCGGGGATGAATTACTAGTTGGTGGAATTTTTGTTCTATATATTTTTACGTACTTTTTAATGATTTATACTGCTTGGTTGAGTGTTTTCAAAGTTAAAAATTTGATCCTTTTACGTGCGTTTTTAATCTCATCCATTTCAATGATTGCAATATTATTAGTTGTGTTTTTCTTTATCGTGGCAAAAAAAGCTCACTTTAATGATCTATTGATAAGCAAAGAAAATAATATTGGTGTTGTTCTTGGGGCCGCGGTTTGGTCGGGTAACAAACCAAGTCCATCTTTGGCAGGTAGAGTAGATAAAGCACTAAAGTTATATAGAGAGAAAAGAATATCACAAATTTATCTTACCGGCAGCAATGCGCCAGGTGAGTTAGCAGAAGCTGAGGTTGCATTGTGGTATATCAAAACTAAAGGTATCGATACCGCACAGATATTTCTTGAAAAAGAGACTACATCGACGAATGAACAAGTCCAATTTATAAAGCAAAAATTATTTTTTAAATCAAATAAAAATATAATAGTTATTTCAGATGGCTATCATTTAGTTAGAGTATTAGAAATAGCAAAATTTCATAAATTAAAAATTTTAGTTTCAGCGTCAGCACTTTCCCAGAGTTTTGAGAAAGCACTTTATAATAATATTAGAGAATCGTTAGCATTAACGGTGTTTTGGCTGTTTGCAATTTGA
- a CDS encoding energy transducer TonB, with translation MAIVKTKKADLMAKYKKVFEISLIAALALLIVAFKFFPDLKGKAVVSEGPQELFQVEQIDQTKQENRPPPPPKPPIPIEAPSSDVLEDIEIGDTEIDINEQVEAPPPPPKEDKKVVEEEPQYFVAVEEMPEPIGGIAEIQKKIVYPEIAKRAGVEGKVYVLAFVNESGTVTDAKIIKGIGAGCDEAALDAVKKTKFKPGKQRGKAVRVQVSIPVVFKLQ, from the coding sequence ATGGCAATTGTAAAAACTAAAAAAGCGGATCTGATGGCAAAATACAAAAAAGTATTTGAAATCAGTTTAATAGCTGCTTTAGCACTATTAATAGTAGCATTTAAATTTTTCCCAGACTTAAAAGGTAAAGCTGTGGTTTCAGAAGGACCGCAGGAATTATTCCAGGTTGAGCAAATCGATCAAACCAAACAAGAAAATCGACCACCTCCGCCTCCAAAACCTCCTATTCCAATCGAAGCACCGTCTTCGGATGTTTTAGAAGATATTGAAATAGGCGATACAGAAATTGATATTAATGAACAAGTTGAAGCTCCTCCACCTCCTCCAAAAGAGGATAAAAAAGTAGTTGAGGAAGAACCACAATATTTTGTTGCGGTTGAAGAAATGCCTGAACCAATTGGTGGAATTGCCGAAATTCAGAAAAAAATAGTTTATCCTGAAATTGCAAAACGAGCTGGTGTTGAAGGTAAAGTATATGTTCTTGCTTTTGTTAATGAATCAGGCACTGTTACTGATGCAAAGATTATTAAAGGAATTGGTGCTGGTTGCGATGAAGCAGCTTTAGATGCAGTTAAAAAAACCAAGTTTAAACCCGGAAAGCAGCGTGGTAAAGCTGTGAGGGTTCAGGTTTCAATACCTGTAGTGTTTAAACTTCAATAA
- the vanZ gene encoding VanZ family protein: MYSYLQSHKKYLIHLPLIIYWIILFILTSLPSGIAITIADISDKVNHFGGYGLLSVLLYLNMYFQNRIELFNKWPATFTVIIASIYGILDEIHQMFVPGRSAEFLDWLADFGGSLTAVLITGYLIKKLKQIDFEKNKSKTGTF; this comes from the coding sequence TTGTATAGTTACCTTCAGTCCCACAAAAAATATCTCATCCATTTACCGTTAATAATTTACTGGATAATTTTATTTATTCTTACTTCGTTGCCATCGGGAATTGCAATTACAATTGCAGATATTAGCGATAAGGTTAATCATTTTGGTGGATATGGCTTATTAAGTGTACTTCTTTATTTGAATATGTATTTTCAAAATAGAATTGAATTGTTTAATAAGTGGCCGGCAACTTTTACAGTCATAATTGCATCTATTTATGGAATTCTTGATGAAATCCACCAGATGTTTGTCCCTGGAAGAAGCGCGGAATTCCTGGATTGGTTGGCAGATTTTGGCGGCTCTTTGACTGCAGTTTTGATAACCGGTTACTTGATCAAAAAATTGAAACAAATTGATTTTGAAAAAAACAAATCTAAAACGGGAACTTTTTAA
- a CDS encoding NAD(P)H-hydrate dehydratase, whose translation MIPLYNTSQIRNLDSFAIKRLKVSGTVLMENAAIGIYESILERVNNIKCVGIICGKGNNGGDGYAVARHFSNAGFNVKVISLGSEKVMSADCNVNYSILTNLSNHRKNIKLKTYQTIKDINWFKDCNVIVDAILGSGFTGELKELYLSIVKSLNKLTAYKCAIDVPTGLNADTGFGDLIFNSDLTVTLGEFKKGLFITNGYEYCGQVVLKEIGIGTDYFDSITPDNYLVEPEDVFTNLPKRGKSVHKYSAGKVLTIAGSYKYPGAAVLTSKSALIAGAGASMLAIPDKVKKLIQKNLLEVVVEPYGNDKTKYFDNTGLKSLQEKIKWADVVAIGPGLGREEETINAIQNILLKQGFKLAVLDADALFALDETFLKKVNLKNCILTPHLAEFSNMIGIETELIKKDILKYGREFAIKFKCVLVLKGAPTIIFNQTGEAFVNTTGNSGMAKFGSGDVLTGIIAGLLSQNKNLETSAIAGVYLHSLSADLLLNEKSISNYLASDIMNNYSFAVKFLEDSIV comes from the coding sequence ATGATTCCACTTTACAACACATCTCAAATTCGTAATCTTGATTCTTTCGCAATAAAAAGATTAAAAGTTTCTGGAACCGTTTTAATGGAAAACGCGGCGATAGGAATTTATGAATCCATATTAGAACGAGTAAATAATATTAAATGTGTTGGTATTATTTGTGGAAAAGGAAACAATGGTGGTGATGGATATGCAGTTGCAAGACACTTTTCAAACGCTGGATTTAATGTGAAAGTTATATCCCTGGGTTCAGAAAAAGTCATGAGCGCGGATTGTAATGTCAATTACAGTATCTTAACAAATCTTTCCAATCATAGAAAAAATATAAAATTAAAAACCTATCAAACAATTAAAGATATAAACTGGTTTAAAGATTGTAATGTAATTGTTGATGCAATTCTTGGTAGTGGATTCACAGGAGAATTAAAAGAGCTATATCTATCAATTGTTAAATCATTAAATAAACTTACCGCATATAAATGTGCAATTGATGTTCCAACTGGACTAAATGCTGATACAGGTTTTGGTGATTTAATATTCAATTCAGATTTAACCGTTACACTTGGTGAATTTAAAAAAGGATTATTTATAACTAATGGTTATGAATATTGCGGCCAAGTTGTTTTAAAAGAGATCGGGATTGGCACAGATTATTTTGATTCGATAACTCCTGATAACTATTTGGTTGAGCCAGAAGATGTATTTACAAATCTTCCAAAACGAGGAAAAAGTGTTCATAAATATTCTGCTGGAAAAGTTTTAACAATTGCAGGTTCTTATAAATATCCGGGAGCAGCAGTTTTAACTTCTAAATCTGCACTCATTGCAGGGGCAGGTGCATCAATGCTTGCTATTCCTGATAAAGTAAAAAAACTAATCCAGAAAAATTTACTTGAAGTTGTTGTAGAACCTTATGGTAATGATAAAACAAAATACTTTGATAATACTGGATTAAAATCTTTACAAGAAAAAATTAAATGGGCGGATGTTGTGGCAATTGGCCCTGGTTTGGGAAGGGAAGAAGAAACAATAAATGCAATTCAGAATATTTTACTTAAACAAGGTTTTAAATTAGCAGTACTTGATGCCGATGCACTTTTTGCCCTTGATGAAACTTTTCTAAAAAAAGTTAATCTAAAAAATTGTATCCTGACTCCACATCTTGCAGAATTTTCTAATATGATTGGAATTGAAACAGAGCTCATCAAAAAAGATATTTTAAAATATGGTAGAGAGTTTGCTATAAAATTTAAGTGTGTATTAGTGTTAAAAGGAGCTCCGACCATTATTTTTAATCAAACAGGAGAAGCATTTGTTAACACAACTGGTAACAGTGGAATGGCAAAATTTGGTTCCGGTGATGTTCTTACTGGAATAATTGCAGGATTATTATCACAGAATAAGAATTTAGAAACTTCTGCAATTGCTGGAGTTTATCTTCACAGTCTATCAGCAGATTTACTCTTAAATGAAAAGTCAATCTCAAATTACCTTGCATCGGATATAATGAATAACTATTCTTTTGCAGTAAAATTTTTAGAGGATAGTATTGTATAG
- a CDS encoding NADH-quinone oxidoreductase subunit N: MFNNFQEFWNILPLVIIGAGIVISLLIEMYSNKSETILPWFSVLLFLAAGLHALYYVGDVSIVLQNMLATGGIANVFYAIFTLGAAVVCLLSIDYIKKYGTYFGEYYIILQSSVLGMMLMAGAKDLFVIFLGLELMSVSFYILAGMNRKKLNANEASLKYFLLGAFATGFIVYGIALIYGSAHTTSIDYITSNFAELTKNLLFIAGVLLFLIGFSFKIAAFPFHMWVPDVYEGSPTTVAALFSTGGKAAAFSAILATLLALFNGPDGNLFTPYLAVISVLSMFYGSIVAIAQDNIKRMLAYSSISHAGYLAIGLAAGNHDAVAGIVFYLAAYTFMNLGAFGIISLIEGKDETNLNINSYAGLGNRKPLLAALLAVLMFALAGIPPFAGFFGKYYIFIAAIKAHLTWLAILGVLSSAISVYFYLRIVVLMYFKSSEDEIVIEDSRNSMIAIIFSVIVIILLGVFPGTFLSLVTKFI, from the coding sequence ATGTTTAATAACTTTCAAGAATTTTGGAATATACTTCCGTTAGTAATTATAGGTGCAGGAATTGTAATATCACTTTTGATCGAAATGTATTCTAATAAAAGTGAAACAATTCTACCCTGGTTTTCAGTTCTGCTATTTTTAGCTGCTGGATTACACGCATTATATTATGTTGGCGATGTTTCAATCGTATTACAAAATATGCTTGCAACCGGCGGAATTGCGAATGTGTTTTATGCAATCTTTACTCTTGGTGCTGCTGTTGTTTGTCTGCTTTCTATAGATTACATAAAAAAATACGGCACATATTTCGGAGAGTATTACATAATTTTACAATCATCAGTACTTGGAATGATGTTGATGGCTGGTGCGAAAGATTTATTTGTAATCTTTCTTGGATTAGAATTAATGTCAGTTTCATTTTACATTCTTGCAGGAATGAATCGTAAAAAACTTAATGCTAATGAGGCTTCACTTAAATACTTTTTACTCGGTGCATTTGCAACAGGATTTATCGTATACGGAATAGCTTTAATCTATGGTAGTGCACACACAACTTCGATAGATTACATTACTTCAAATTTTGCAGAGCTAACTAAAAATTTATTATTTATTGCTGGTGTACTTTTATTCTTAATTGGATTCTCATTTAAGATTGCTGCGTTCCCATTTCATATGTGGGTTCCAGACGTTTACGAAGGTTCTCCAACAACCGTTGCGGCACTATTTTCAACAGGTGGAAAGGCAGCGGCATTTAGTGCAATCTTAGCGACACTTTTAGCGTTATTTAATGGACCAGATGGAAATTTATTCACACCATATCTTGCTGTCATCTCTGTACTTTCAATGTTCTACGGTAGTATAGTAGCTATTGCACAAGATAACATTAAGCGAATGCTGGCGTATTCATCAATCTCACACGCTGGCTATCTTGCGATTGGATTAGCTGCAGGCAATCACGATGCCGTAGCCGGAATAGTATTCTATCTTGCTGCGTACACATTTATGAATCTTGGCGCATTCGGAATCATTTCTCTTATCGAAGGAAAAGATGAAACAAATCTTAACATAAATTCTTATGCTGGATTAGGAAACCGAAAACCATTATTGGCGGCACTCCTTGCAGTTTTAATGTTTGCTCTTGCTGGCATTCCACCATTTGCAGGATTTTTTGGAAAATATTATATATTCATCGCAGCGATAAAAGCACATTTAACTTGGCTTGCAATACTTGGTGTTCTTTCGAGTGCAATAAGTGTTTACTTCTATTTAAGGATTGTTGTTTTGATGTATTTCAAATCTTCAGAGGATGAAATTGTAATTGAAGACAGTAGAAATTCAATGATTGCAATAATATTTTCTGTGATTGTAATAATCTTGCTTGGTGTGTTTCCGGGTACATTTTTAAGTTTAGTAACTAAGTTTATTTAA
- a CDS encoding NADH-quinone oxidoreductase subunit M, with protein MEQNSLLTYLILIPLIGSFLILFIKKEQANHVRYAALGISTIAFLLSLVIYFQFDSSNSDFQFIHKIQWIDGLNIYYHVGIDGMSMLLVLLTTFLTPLTLISSWSSIESKVKEFTFFFLMLEVGMLGVFISLDLFLFYIFWEAMLIPMYFIIGIWGGKERVYAAIKFFIYTMFGSLLMLVAIVWLAVYAIGPLGYFTTNLVELYKVAPQIPMNIQIWMFLAFGFSFAIKVPLFPLHTWLPDAHVQAPTAGSVILAGVLLKMGTYGLLRFNLPLFPEASIAAAPYISILAVIGIIYGALVAMVQTDVKKLVAYSSVSHLGFVVLGIFAMTQESIQGAVIQMINHGLSTGALFLLVGIIYERTHTREIADYGGLAKIVPVFSFALMFASLSSVGLPGLNGFVGEFLILLGAFQSPILNSWWYTVFAASGVIFAAVYLLWMYQRVVFGEVKNPKLNGLKDMNGREIFVLVPIFIFIVWIGIYPSTFLKVSDRTSAKIVKQIYNPVKISPVELGLNKLSK; from the coding sequence ATGGAACAAAATTCACTGTTAACATATTTAATTTTAATTCCGCTTATCGGTTCATTTTTGATTTTATTTATCAAGAAAGAACAGGCAAACCATGTAAGATATGCCGCACTTGGAATTTCAACAATTGCTTTTTTGCTTTCGCTTGTAATTTATTTTCAGTTTGATTCATCGAATTCAGATTTTCAATTCATTCATAAAATCCAATGGATTGATGGATTAAACATTTATTACCACGTTGGCATAGATGGAATGTCTATGCTCTTAGTTTTACTAACAACTTTTCTAACTCCGTTAACGTTAATTTCAAGCTGGTCAAGCATAGAAAGTAAAGTAAAAGAGTTTACATTTTTCTTTTTGATGCTTGAAGTTGGAATGCTTGGCGTTTTTATTTCTTTGGATTTATTTCTCTTTTATATTTTCTGGGAAGCAATGCTGATCCCAATGTATTTTATAATTGGAATCTGGGGTGGAAAAGAAAGAGTTTACGCGGCCATCAAATTTTTTATTTACACAATGTTCGGCAGCTTGCTAATGCTTGTTGCAATTGTTTGGTTGGCTGTTTATGCAATCGGACCGCTCGGATATTTTACAACAAACTTGGTTGAACTTTACAAAGTTGCGCCTCAAATTCCGATGAACATTCAAATCTGGATGTTCTTAGCATTTGGATTTAGCTTTGCAATTAAAGTTCCTCTTTTTCCTTTACACACTTGGCTGCCTGATGCACACGTTCAAGCACCAACCGCCGGTTCTGTAATACTTGCGGGAGTTTTGCTTAAAATGGGAACTTACGGATTATTGAGATTTAATCTTCCACTTTTCCCTGAAGCATCAATTGCTGCTGCTCCATATATATCAATCTTAGCAGTTATCGGAATCATATACGGTGCGCTCGTTGCAATGGTTCAGACCGATGTTAAAAAGCTTGTTGCTTACTCATCCGTTTCTCACTTAGGTTTTGTTGTGCTTGGTATCTTTGCAATGACTCAGGAATCAATTCAGGGTGCTGTAATACAAATGATAAATCATGGTTTATCAACAGGAGCTTTATTCCTTTTAGTTGGAATTATTTATGAGCGAACTCACACACGTGAGATTGCAGACTACGGTGGTCTCGCAAAAATAGTTCCTGTGTTTTCCTTTGCATTAATGTTCGCTTCGCTTTCATCTGTTGGATTGCCGGGATTAAACGGTTTTGTGGGAGAGTTTTTAATACTGCTCGGCGCATTTCAGTCACCAATATTAAATAGCTGGTGGTATACAGTGTTTGCAGCAAGTGGAGTAATCTTTGCCGCAGTTTATTTGTTGTGGATGTATCAGCGGGTTGTTTTTGGTGAAGTTAAAAATCCAAAACTAAATGGATTAAAAGATATGAATGGACGAGAAATATTTGTTCTCGTTCCTATTTTTATTTTTATCGTTTGGATAGGAATTTATCCTTCAACATTCTTAAAAGTTTCAGATAGAACATCAGCAAAAATTGTAAAACAAATTTATAATCCAGTTAAAATTAGCCCTGTTGAACTTGGCTTAAATAAATTATCAAAGTAA